The segment TTTCAGTTTCTTGGGATTTCAGACAGAGCCTAGAAGCAGACGTGCTTTGTGTTGGGACAGGTCGGCTTGTGAAACACAGCTTGAACGCGTGGCGTCTAGCAATTCTGCTAGTTGTGGATGGCCTTACTGTGAGGAACACTTAGCCGACACGTCCTTGCGGAGCCTACACGGTGACAACGGCCTACAGCGCTTACGAGTACAACAGTCAATCTCACCAGCTCGCCATCCTTGGGCTTAACGGAGAGCGGTGCGACCTACTCAGTAGCTTACACATGCTAGGGCAGGGCTTTCGATCATACAGTCCCATGCTGATGCGCTTCAATGCATCGGACAGCTTAAGCCCATTTGATGACGGGGGGGTATCAATATGTACAGTTATTGTTCTGGAGACCCTATCAACTATTCAGACCCAACGGGCAATTTTAGAAGTGTGGCGGGACGCCCAAGAAGCATCCTGAAAAGAACCTCGACCTCCGTGTCTATGTTTGCTGAAACGGGTACGCCACGCAGACAGGTTCAAACAGCCGACTGGGTTAAATTCCACTATTACGACGAGGAGGTTCGCATGAGATCTGCAAAGCTCTATACTGAGATGAAACCTATAAAGCTTGAGCCAGACATGACACAGCCCCCATTCGCGGCCCAACCTTATTACCCATACCTTCACGTCAAAAATTGACAGAGGGTTATCGAGGATTGGTTACAATCTACAGTACAACAACCACTAAGCTTCATCGAGCAAGGTCATATCTTGAATATAAAGCGATCCGGCAGGAGTCAGTATCGCTAGACAATCTTGAGCGCATTGAAAAGCTGGAGTTCCGATACAGTACATTACGCAATCTGTATTATAGCTACCATACCGATTATAGGCGGTCGCCCCACAGCATGCGGCGGAAGTCCGGCAGTTTGGTTGACTGCTCGATGGTCAGAAACGAGCGCTCCTAAAGGAACCGATGGCGTAGCCGGGAGTTACGACAGTGACGTGCGTTTGCGCAGAAACTAGAGACACGATCTGGGCTTAATCGTCCTGATCAGGTTCTGGGGCCGCGCTCCGTGGTGAAACCCTGTATAAACCGGGGCCATGAATTCTCTGTCTGGTGACCTTCCTGATGACCTTCTTTTGCTCAAGCAACTTTTGCTTTAGCCCCTCAATCGCCAGGATGAAACCAGGTGCTGAGGCAGCGATCCTTCACCTATCACTTATACCAGTAGATGGACATAAACCAATCAAGATACTGATAGTCCATGGGACGCCAAGTACTCTCAAACATCCAGGAGGTCTGAAAGATGGAGTTGATTGAAACACGTACTTATACTGCCTATGGGCAGTGGCGAGCGTTGTCATCGAACGCGACACGCCTAGGGTTCAACGGAGAGCCCATAGATAAGTCTTTAACACTCTACCTTTTAGGAAATGGCACCCGCGGCTATTACCCGGCATTAATGCGATTCATAAGCCCCGATACAGAGAGCCCATTTTTCAGAGGGGGCCTGAATTGCTATTGCTTCACACTCAACGACCCGATTAACGGTAGCGATCCAACGGGCCACTTTACGATATTCAGTAAAAGCATAACTTACAAATATCCATTATTGCCAGTCAAAAATCTCCCGGGCAAAGCCTTCTATGCCCCCTCCCCTGTTAACCCCGAGGTGAAGGCTCTAACGATAATGGCGCATTCTGGAGAGCAGGGCTTTGGCAATAGAACAACTGTAGACTATCGAGAATTAATGACGTTATTAACCAATGCCAAGGTACTCAAGAAAGGAATGCCCTTACATATCATAGGCTGCAGATCTGCACACTTGGCCGAATCAATCACAAAAGACTATAACATCGAAACCATTGCTTATAAAGACATTGTGAACGCCCCCTTTATCCGCGCACCCGCACTCCACTCCAATTTCAAACTCATCGAAAAAGAGTCTACGTTCAATAAGTTGACCGGCAGTAAATCAGCTTACTCCAGCCGGGTAGTTTTCGAACCCATCAGATCAGCTCGGAGGCATACTACAAACAGCCAAGCCATCAGAAA is part of the Pseudomonas parafulva genome and harbors:
- a CDS encoding RHS repeat-associated core domain-containing protein; amino-acid sequence: MELIETRTYTAYGQWRALSSNATRLGFNGEPIDKSLTLYLLGNGTRGYYPALMRFISPDTESPFFRGGLNCYCFTLNDPINGSDPTGHFTIFSKSITYKYPLLPVKNLPGKAFYAPSPVNPEVKALTIMAHSGEQGFGNRTTVDYRELMTLLTNAKVLKKGMPLHIIGCRSAHLAESITKDYNIETIAYKDIVNAPFIRAPALHSNFKLIEKESTFNKLTGSKSAYSSRVVFEPIRSARRHTTNSQAIRNPNQRTDLLY